DNA sequence from the Streptomyces canus genome:
TCGATCCCGAGGGCAACCGCAACGAGGTCTACCTCCGGGTGGAGCGGGACGTCCGCCAGCCCTTCCGCAAGTCGCTCAACCTCGACCTGCCCCCGGAGGAGATCTTCGCCGAGGCCGAGCGGCTGCTGACCGAGGGCGGTCCGGCCTACCAGCCCGTCCAGTGACGGTGTCCTCGCGACGGCTGCGCCCCGGGATCCCGGGGCGCAGCCGCAGGGCTTGGGCGTCGGTGGCCGCCGCCCTCGTCGCCGAACGCGTCGTACCCCGATCCCTCCCCCATCTCAGCTGCACACCTACGACGTGGACCGAAGTGCCGGCCCTGGCCGCCGCTTCGTCCCCGCCCTCCGGAGAACCGTCATGAGACTGAGCACCGTCCGCCTGCCCGCCCCCGGTTCCGGCGGGCTGATCACTGCAGCTGCCCGCCATGAGGCCGACGAACTGGTCCTCCTGCCCTACCGGGACGTCGGAGCCCTGCTGGCGAGCGGAGAGGACTGGCAGCAGCGTGCCGCGGCGGCCGACGGCAAGAGGGTGCGTTGGGAGGGGGCGTCCCTCGCCCCCGTCGTCCCGCACCCCAACAAAATCGTCTGCCTCGGCCTGAACTACGCCACCCACATCAAGGAGATGGGCCGGCCCACCCCGGCCCACCCGACGCTCTTCGCCAAGTACGACGGGTCCTTGGTCGGGGCCCAGGACGACATCCATATGCCGCCGGTCAGCGACGACCTCGACTGGGAGGCCGAACTCGGTGTCGTGATCGGACGACGGGGCAGGCACATCACCCGGGACGAAGCGCTCGCCTACGTGGGCGGCTACACCGTCGTCAACGACGTGACCGTACGGGACTGGCAGCATCGCACCCGGGAGTTCCTCTCCGGGAAGACGTTCGAGGCGACCACGCCGGTGGGGCCGTCTCTCGTCACTCCGGACGAACTTCCCGCGGGAGCCTCGGGGTTGGCGGTCGGCTGCAGTGTGGACGGCCACACGATGCAGAAGTCCAACACCTCCGACCTGCTCTTCGACGTCGCCACGACCATCGCCTACATCAGCACCATCATCACGCTCCAGCCGGGTGATCTGATCGCCACCGGCACACCGGGCGGAGTCGGGGCAGGACGTGACCCCAAGGTCTTCCTGCGCCCCGGGCAGCAGCTGGTCACGTTCGTCGAGGGAGTCGGCGAGCTGCGCAACACCGTCGTCAAGGACCGGCTGTGATCTCCGGTCGCCGGGAGGCATCTGCCCGGTAGGGTGTCTCCCATGTCAGGAGCAGCGTCCCCCAGCTATCGCGAGCGCAATTCCACGGCCGACCGGGCCCTGGACATCCTGATGATGTTCGACGACACCCAACTCGTCATTTCCGGTAGCGCGGTCGCCGAGCGTCTGGGGGTCGCCCGTTCGACCGCCTACCGGTATCTGCAGTCCCTGGTGGGCAGCCGGTTCCTGGAGGAGGCGCCGGGCGGCGGTTTCCGGCTCGGGCTGCGTGTTCTGGAGATCGGCCGGCTGGCACGGCGCAGCTACGGACTGTCCGAGATCGCCGTCCCGGTGATGACCGAGCTGTCCGAGGACGTGGGCGAGACGGTGCTCCTGACCCGTCGCACCGGGGAACTGGTCGTCTGCGTCGACCGCGCGGAGGCCCGCGCACGGGCGGTGCGGATCTCCTACGAGCGTGGCAGCACCCTCCCGCTCAACGCCGGGGCCTCCGCACTCGTCCTGCTGGCCTGGATCCCGCAGGACGAGGCGCGCCGACTGCTGGAGGCAGCCGAGCTGAGGCGTTTCACCCCGGCCACGCTCACCGACGTGGACACGCTCGTGGAGCGGCTCTCGCACATCCGTCGCGCCGGATATTCCGTCACCCGCGGCGAACTCGACCCCGATGTGACGGGCGTGGCCGCGCCGATCCGCGACGACCAGCAGAAGGTGGTCGCCGCCGTGAGCGTCGTCGCGCTCGGCTCCAGGGTGTTTCCCGAAGCCGAGGCGGAACTGGCTCAGAAGGTGCTGAAGACGGCTCAGAAGATCACTGACCGCCTGATCGCCGTCGGAGGCTGAGAAACCGAGGGCGGTGGCAGGAACCGGGCCAGTGTCCGGGCGACGTGATCGGCCTGCCCGGGGGTGAAGACGGCCGCTATCAGCCGGTCGGGGCGGACCAGCAGCAGATGACCCGGGAGTGGCGCCAGGTAGGCGTCGAGCGCACCGTCCCCGTCCGACACCGCGGCCCGTCCGCCGTGCTCACGCGGTGCGCGGTCGCCGAGTACGACGTCCACGTACCGCGCGTCGGGCAGACCGGCCGCCGCGACACCGGTCCAGTCGTCGTCGGACAGGCCGATGCCCAGCAGGCTCCAGCCCGGGCCGAGGGGATCGTCGAGACGCGTGCTCGTGTACCCGGGGCCGTGCAGCACGAAGGGCTGCTGGAGCAGGGTGCCGGTCAGCGCCTGACCGGGGCCGTCGGTCGGTGCCACCGCTCCGGTCGTCACCCGGGTGTCGGGCCGGTACCGCATCTCGGTCAGATACCGACGCCCACGCCGGCTCCGAAGAGCCGCACGCACACACAGATCCCTCAACCGGGCCCGTCTGTGATCGGTCGTCATGACGAGCCGGCCGAGCCGCACGGACAGGTCGATCATCGCCTGAGCGTGCGGTCGGCGCTCCGTGTCGTAGGTGTCGAGGAGCGCCTCGGTGGCCCGCCCCGCGAGCACGTCGGCCACCTTCCAGCACAGGTTGGCCGCGTCCCGGACACCGGAGTTGAGACCTTGTCCGGCGAAGGGCGGCATCATGTGCGCGGCGTCGCCGAGCAGGAAGCAGCGGCCGACGCGCAACCGCTCGGCGAGCAGTGCGTGGAAGGTGTAGGCGACCGAACGCTCGACCTGTTCCGGGGTGATGTCCCGATGGGGGCGCAGCAAGTCCCGCACCAGGCCGAAGGGCACCGCGGTGCCGGGAGCGCACTCGCCGGGGCGCAGCCGGAACTCGTACCGGCACCGGCCCGCACGCCCGGGCACGATGACGAGGGGCCGATCGGGGTCGCCGACGTGCATGCCGTAACGCTGGTCGTGGGGATCATCGAGGGTGTCGACGACGAGCCAGACGTCGTCCGGATAACTCCGTCCGCGCATGGGGACGGACAGCTGCTCCCGCACGGTACTGCGGCCTCCGTCGCACCCCAGGACGTAGGCGGCCTCGATCTGTTGCGTCGCTTGGCCACCGTCACCGTCACCGTCACCGTCACCGGATGCCAGGGTGGCCCACACGCGGTCGGGATACTGGGTCAGTTGCACGAGGCGGGTCCCGAAGCGAACGTCGACGTGCGGGAAGCGGTCGAGAGCGGAGCGCAGGAGGCGCTCGAGGTCGGGCTGGGCGAAATGATTCTTGAACGGGTGCCCGTATCGCCGCTCTCCGGTGCCGCGGGCATGGACGAGCGGTCGTCCGTCGACTCCGTAGTACCTGGTACCCGTCCCCGGCACGATGATCGGGTAGACGGCTTCGTCCAGGTCGGCCAGTTGCAGTGTGCGCAGCGACTCGTCGTCCAGGCTGATCGCCTTCGCTTCGTCGCTCGTGGTCGTGTGCCGCTCGACGACCAGGACGCGCACACCGAGCGTGCCCAGGAGGTTGGCCGCGGTGAGCCCGACCGGTCCCGCGCCGACGACGAGCACCAGTGGCGTCGCGCCGGAGGACGCCGACGGTGGTGTGGTCATGGATAAACCCTTCTCGGGGTGTCTCCTTATTCAGGATTGATG
Encoded proteins:
- a CDS encoding fumarylacetoacetate hydrolase family protein, whose product is MRLSTVRLPAPGSGGLITAAARHEADELVLLPYRDVGALLASGEDWQQRAAAADGKRVRWEGASLAPVVPHPNKIVCLGLNYATHIKEMGRPTPAHPTLFAKYDGSLVGAQDDIHMPPVSDDLDWEAELGVVIGRRGRHITRDEALAYVGGYTVVNDVTVRDWQHRTREFLSGKTFEATTPVGPSLVTPDELPAGASGLAVGCSVDGHTMQKSNTSDLLFDVATTIAYISTIITLQPGDLIATGTPGGVGAGRDPKVFLRPGQQLVTFVEGVGELRNTVVKDRL
- a CDS encoding IclR family transcriptional regulator, encoding MSGAASPSYRERNSTADRALDILMMFDDTQLVISGSAVAERLGVARSTAYRYLQSLVGSRFLEEAPGGGFRLGLRVLEIGRLARRSYGLSEIAVPVMTELSEDVGETVLLTRRTGELVVCVDRAEARARAVRISYERGSTLPLNAGASALVLLAWIPQDEARRLLEAAELRRFTPATLTDVDTLVERLSHIRRAGYSVTRGELDPDVTGVAAPIRDDQQKVVAAVSVVALGSRVFPEAEAELAQKVLKTAQKITDRLIAVGG
- a CDS encoding bifunctional 3-(3-hydroxy-phenyl)propionate/3-hydroxycinnamic acid hydroxylase, which encodes MTTPPSASSGATPLVLVVGAGPVGLTAANLLGTLGVRVLVVERHTTTSDEAKAISLDDESLRTLQLADLDEAVYPIIVPGTGTRYYGVDGRPLVHARGTGERRYGHPFKNHFAQPDLERLLRSALDRFPHVDVRFGTRLVQLTQYPDRVWATLASGDGDGDGDGGQATQQIEAAYVLGCDGGRSTVREQLSVPMRGRSYPDDVWLVVDTLDDPHDQRYGMHVGDPDRPLVIVPGRAGRCRYEFRLRPGECAPGTAVPFGLVRDLLRPHRDITPEQVERSVAYTFHALLAERLRVGRCFLLGDAAHMMPPFAGQGLNSGVRDAANLCWKVADVLAGRATEALLDTYDTERRPHAQAMIDLSVRLGRLVMTTDHRRARLRDLCVRAALRSRRGRRYLTEMRYRPDTRVTTGAVAPTDGPGQALTGTLLQQPFVLHGPGYTSTRLDDPLGPGWSLLGIGLSDDDWTGVAAAGLPDARYVDVVLGDRAPREHGGRAAVSDGDGALDAYLAPLPGHLLLVRPDRLIAAVFTPGQADHVARTLARFLPPPSVSQPPTAIRRSVIF